A DNA window from Anastrepha ludens isolate Willacy chromosome 6, idAnaLude1.1, whole genome shotgun sequence contains the following coding sequences:
- the LOC128867286 gene encoding uncharacterized protein LOC128867286 has product MKPTKKQKSDSGAKQTDKVTERQTDALTAQDRQTDTQTKRQDKQSVTHDKLGIGSSTEDELLASSQEAVEGKAVGHSTPTTKNEPTTCAKAMGQKRANKGPSRYKLYQRSLAIIDRIHKNETEGKAHPKDEADKARCQKVVDEYLAFQTARKTEAKKRNRSQDENKRASKKHKISDQGAVVPKLTKQFSEVAQDHLQMALVDETSNRGKPVLEKWSEIEARLSRIIVDHVMANPEGQSPGFDSVEVVRGCRVIKCDDQYSLHFLTKAIGEIQSSWDGLRLKLIPASEIPRRPGARIWIPNMEFEANQLIPYLQAHNRAVPMADWSIIKAEAPQKHIVSFLLQITEESLEPLQKVENKLRFGIRKAQLKDEVDGTSELLTGMQLNDAEPAEANQ; this is encoded by the coding sequence atgaaaccaacaaaaaaacaaaaatcggatAGCGGTGCGAAACAGACGGACAAAGTGACGGAAAGACAAACGGACGCACTGACAGCACAGGACAGACAAACGGACACACAAACTAAGCGACAGGACAAGCAATCGGTCACCCATGACAAACTGGGGATCGGATCTTCCACGGAGGATGAGCTCCTGGCCTCTAGCCAGGAAGCAGTTGAGGgtaaagctgtgggccacagcacgccaacaacaaaaaatgaacCGACAACATGCGCTAAAGCCATGGGGCAAAAGCGCGCCAATAAAGGCCCATCAAGGTACAAGCTCtaccagaggtctctcgctATCATTGACAGGATTCATAAGAACGAGACCGAAGGTAAAGCTCATCCCAAAGATGAGGCTGACAAGGCAAGGTGTCAAAAGGTGGTGGACGAATATCTAGCATTCCAAACCGCACGAAAGACAGAGGCCAAAAAACGTAACCGTTCGCAAGACGAAAACAAAAGGGCATCAAAGAAGCACAAGATCTCAGATCAGGGTGCGGTTGTCCCCAAACTAACCAAACAGTTCAGTGAGGTGGCACAGGACCACCTTCAAATGGCACTGGTGGATGAAACTTCCAACCGCGGCAAACCTGTGCTTGAAAAATGGTCGGAGATTGAGGCACGGTTGTCTCGCATAATCGTCGACCATGTCATGGCGAACCCGGAGGGTCAATCGCCAGGTTTCGACTCGGTGGAAGTGGTTCGCGGTTGCCGGGTAATCAAATGTGATGACCAGTACTCATTGCATTTCCTGACAAAAGCGATTGGCGAAATTCAGAGCAGCTGGGATGGCTTGAGGCTCAAGCTCATTCCAGCTAGCGAGATACCACGAAGGCCGGGGGCTCGCATCTGGATACCAAACATGGAGTTTGAAGCCAATCAGTTGATTCCCTATCTCCAGGCTCACAACCGCGCAGTGCCGATGGCCGATTGgtcgatcatcaaagcggaggctccgcaaaagcACATCGTGTCGTTTCTCCTTCAAATTACAGAAGAGAGCCTTGAACCActgcaaaaagtggaaaataaacttcggtttGGCATACGGAAGGCCCAGCTGAAGGATGAGGTTGACGGCACCAGCGAACTGCTGACTGGCATGCAGTTAAATGACGCCGAACCTGCGGaagcaaaccaataa